From the Cryptosporangium aurantiacum genome, one window contains:
- a CDS encoding antibiotic biosynthesis monooxygenase family protein, with protein sequence MAVVKINAIEVPEGAGPELEKRFAARHGAVEGSPGFLGFELLRPVAGETRYFVYTRWETEEHFQAWVKGPAMEAHSGERARPVASGSSLLEFEVIQSADPTARPA encoded by the coding sequence ATGGCTGTCGTGAAGATCAACGCGATCGAGGTTCCCGAGGGCGCAGGCCCCGAGCTGGAGAAGCGGTTCGCCGCCCGGCACGGTGCGGTCGAGGGCTCGCCCGGCTTCCTCGGGTTCGAGCTGCTGCGTCCGGTGGCGGGGGAGACCCGCTACTTCGTCTACACCCGCTGGGAGACCGAGGAGCACTTCCAGGCCTGGGTGAAGGGCCCGGCGATGGAGGCGCACTCCGGCGAACGCGCTCGCCCCGTGGCGTCCGGTTCCAGCCTCCTGGAGTTCGAAGTCATCCAGAGCGCCGACCCTACTGCACGGCCCGCCTAG
- a CDS encoding class I adenylate-forming enzyme family protein, giving the protein MEVVTAVEHEALQRAAAGGLSKAGVVAGDRIAVFAQPTAGVLAVALGALRSGIIPVMLDPALPQAERADLLADCRPALTVDGSDAVDALLSGAPLTLGPAPLGRPMHYTSGTSGRRKGVWSGVLDPGDAAALLAEEVELWKFDAADRHLVLSPLYHSAPLRFAAGTLLSGGTVVLPGKFDPAVAIAAIAEHHPTTTFCVPTQLRRLLGAGPLPSLDSFRLLAHAGEPCPAPLKERVVEAFGEDVVAEFYGSTEGQFTVCPATEWRSRPGTVGRARPHRRLSVDADGAVWCAVPRYARFAYWDAPEKTADAWRGDAFSVGDVGRLDADGYLYLEGRRDDLVITGGVNVYPREVERVLDRCPGVEEVAVFGVADDHWGQRLCAAVVGTASTAALQEFAAAELPPARRPKEYHVVPEMPRTTTGKIRRLDLAAHLALGDAPQARQS; this is encoded by the coding sequence GTGGAGGTCGTGACCGCCGTCGAGCACGAGGCACTGCAACGCGCGGCGGCAGGCGGGCTGTCCAAGGCCGGCGTCGTCGCCGGAGACCGGATCGCGGTCTTCGCGCAGCCCACCGCCGGTGTGCTCGCGGTGGCGCTGGGCGCGCTCCGGAGCGGGATCATCCCGGTGATGCTCGACCCGGCGCTGCCGCAGGCCGAACGCGCGGACCTGCTGGCCGACTGCCGGCCGGCGCTGACCGTAGACGGTTCGGACGCCGTCGACGCGCTGCTCAGCGGCGCTCCGCTGACGCTCGGCCCGGCGCCGCTCGGACGCCCCATGCACTACACCTCGGGGACGAGCGGTCGCCGGAAAGGCGTCTGGTCGGGTGTCCTCGACCCCGGCGACGCGGCTGCGCTCCTCGCCGAGGAGGTGGAGCTCTGGAAGTTCGACGCCGCCGACCGGCACCTGGTGCTCTCGCCGCTCTACCACTCGGCGCCGCTCCGATTCGCCGCCGGGACGCTGCTCTCCGGCGGAACCGTCGTGCTGCCCGGCAAGTTCGACCCGGCGGTGGCGATCGCGGCGATCGCCGAACACCACCCGACGACGACGTTCTGCGTCCCCACCCAGTTGCGACGGCTGCTCGGCGCCGGACCGCTGCCGTCGCTCGACTCATTCCGGCTGCTCGCGCACGCGGGCGAGCCGTGTCCGGCGCCGCTCAAGGAGCGGGTCGTCGAGGCGTTCGGCGAGGACGTCGTCGCGGAGTTCTACGGTTCGACCGAAGGGCAGTTCACGGTCTGCCCGGCGACCGAGTGGCGATCACGCCCGGGGACGGTCGGTCGCGCCCGGCCGCATCGGCGCCTGTCGGTGGACGCGGACGGCGCGGTGTGGTGTGCGGTGCCGCGGTATGCCCGGTTCGCCTACTGGGACGCGCCCGAGAAGACCGCGGACGCCTGGCGCGGTGACGCGTTCAGCGTGGGGGACGTCGGACGGCTGGACGCCGACGGCTACCTGTACCTGGAGGGGCGCCGCGACGACCTGGTGATCACCGGGGGCGTCAACGTCTATCCGCGCGAGGTCGAACGGGTGCTCGACCGGTGCCCCGGCGTCGAGGAGGTCGCCGTCTTCGGCGTGGCGGACGACCACTGGGGGCAGCGGCTCTGCGCGGCGGTGGTGGGCACCGCGAGCACGGCGGCGCTCCAAGAGTTCGCCGCGGCCGAGTTGCCACCGGCCCGGCGCCCGAAGGAGTACCACGTCGTGCCCGAGATGCCCCGCACCACCACCGGCAAGATCCGCCGCCTCGATCTGGCGGCCCACCTAGCTCTCGGTGACGCGCCGCAGGCGCGTCAGTCCTGA
- a CDS encoding helix-turn-helix domain-containing protein, protein MPRNSVRRAVLAAEDTIGDLVVAEIVAEIPAYRALDVRQLAEVRAIALWVLRRILDIWVEGAELGDDDLARVRGIGAARAADGRPLPSVLRAYRVAATTAIDQIVELVEPMLTVADTIAFARLWLTSFDQLTEAIYEGYSASAERLTADRDRALRDFLDDLLVGRQAHPAAAADRSRALGITLPSPPRLLVAEREPADAPAAPTAGAPDAGSHADGRRRNVRGGAQAAPGPVLRLAQELAAQLCPDGGALSTVRGQRAVLLLPLRDEETIRAALLDHGCRGCAIRPPRPDTLVDAYRLASLALDLAPADAYEGGPLLGESDGYALALLAGRPPAEPETVARVLLGALLDPGQEHVRQGLDAFLAAGSATTAAAMVGLHPQSLRYRLRRVRELTGRDPRRSWDRFVLDLGSRIAASPLGAAPSGVPGD, encoded by the coding sequence ATGCCGCGGAACAGCGTCCGGCGGGCAGTGCTCGCCGCCGAGGACACGATCGGCGACCTGGTCGTCGCGGAGATCGTGGCTGAGATCCCGGCCTACCGAGCGCTCGACGTCCGGCAGCTCGCCGAGGTGCGGGCGATCGCGCTCTGGGTGTTACGGCGGATCCTGGATATCTGGGTCGAAGGTGCCGAACTGGGCGACGACGACCTGGCCCGGGTGCGCGGCATCGGCGCCGCGCGAGCCGCCGACGGGCGGCCGCTGCCGAGCGTCCTGCGGGCGTACCGGGTGGCGGCGACCACGGCGATCGACCAGATCGTCGAGCTGGTCGAACCGATGCTGACCGTCGCTGACACGATCGCGTTCGCGCGGCTGTGGCTGACCAGCTTCGATCAGCTGACCGAGGCGATCTACGAGGGATACAGCGCCTCCGCGGAGAGGTTGACCGCCGACCGCGACCGCGCCCTGCGCGATTTCCTCGACGACCTGCTAGTCGGACGCCAGGCGCATCCGGCTGCGGCGGCTGACCGGTCGCGCGCGCTGGGCATCACGCTCCCCAGCCCGCCCCGGCTCCTGGTCGCCGAACGCGAGCCGGCGGACGCGCCCGCCGCGCCGACCGCCGGTGCGCCTGATGCCGGTTCGCACGCCGACGGGCGGCGGCGGAACGTGCGGGGTGGCGCCCAGGCGGCGCCCGGCCCGGTACTGCGCCTCGCCCAGGAGCTCGCGGCCCAGCTCTGCCCGGACGGTGGTGCGCTGAGCACCGTACGCGGCCAGCGCGCCGTCCTGCTACTACCACTGCGCGACGAGGAGACGATCCGCGCCGCTCTCCTCGACCACGGCTGCCGTGGCTGCGCGATCCGGCCGCCGCGCCCGGACACGCTCGTGGACGCCTACCGGCTGGCCTCCCTGGCGCTCGACCTCGCGCCCGCGGACGCGTACGAGGGTGGTCCGTTGCTGGGGGAGTCGGACGGGTACGCGCTGGCGCTGCTCGCCGGGCGTCCACCCGCGGAGCCGGAGACGGTGGCGCGGGTGTTGCTCGGCGCGCTGCTGGACCCCGGCCAGGAGCACGTCCGCCAGGGCCTGGACGCGTTCCTGGCCGCCGGATCGGCCACGACCGCGGCCGCGATGGTCGGGCTGCACCCGCAGAGCCTGCGATACCGGCTCCGGCGGGTCCGTGAACTCACCGGCCGCGACCCGCGCCGCAGCTGGGACCGGTTCGTGCTCGATCTCGGGTCCCGGATCGCCGCCTCGCCGCTCGGCGCCGCGCCGTCCGGGGTGCCGGGAGACTGA